The Candidatus Cloacimonadota bacterium genome window below encodes:
- a CDS encoding thiamine ABC transporter substrate-binding protein, whose amino-acid sequence MTWLLIVLLFLQVSCSSQEDHTLNSQKSGDREIQLYACEDFRSSGFESVIVPTFEKEYRCRVLTKLFPDPSAMISAVKTNPDSVDVVVGLPSVFSASDSLGSLFSAYEPKAVEDLNRACVQNNNYRLIPYGFSYLGLLYDSSVLQEVPRSLGELQDERYLNQISLIDPAHSGSGRAMLHWVIALFGDGGFEQMLRTIRKNVHRSYSSQSEALASLKSKESTLMPGLITLAAQNKELENEAATIDFVLFNEGSFQYSECVGIIAQTNQLELAGAFVDFLLSDASQKMVAYKLGLFPANRKTLLPPSFSRVPLLPWLVTLSLNNEQIYEKTPQWLETWNRIFTLY is encoded by the coding sequence ATGACTTGGCTCTTAATTGTTTTACTTTTCTTACAAGTGTCTTGCAGCTCTCAAGAAGATCATACTTTAAATAGCCAAAAATCTGGTGACCGTGAGATACAATTATATGCATGTGAAGATTTCCGCAGCAGTGGGTTTGAATCTGTTATTGTTCCAACATTTGAAAAGGAGTATCGATGCAGAGTCCTCACCAAGCTGTTTCCGGACCCATCGGCAATGATTTCTGCAGTTAAAACAAATCCGGATAGTGTGGATGTAGTTGTGGGGCTTCCATCTGTATTTAGTGCTTCCGATTCTTTGGGATCGCTATTTTCTGCCTACGAACCCAAAGCTGTGGAAGATCTGAACCGAGCTTGTGTACAGAATAACAACTATCGTTTGATCCCTTACGGTTTTTCATATTTAGGTTTGCTCTACGATAGCTCTGTGTTGCAAGAAGTTCCCAGATCTTTAGGGGAATTACAAGATGAGCGGTATTTAAACCAAATATCCTTGATTGATCCCGCTCATAGTGGTTCTGGCAGAGCTATGTTACATTGGGTTATTGCATTGTTTGGAGATGGCGGTTTCGAGCAAATGTTAAGAACCATCAGAAAGAATGTGCATCGCAGTTATAGCAGTCAAAGCGAAGCCCTGGCTTCGTTAAAGAGCAAAGAAAGCACTCTTATGCCAGGATTAATTACTCTTGCCGCCCAAAATAAGGAACTGGAAAATGAAGCTGCCACAATAGATTTTGTTCTATTCAACGAAGGCAGTTTTCAATATTCAGAATGCGTAGGCATTATAGCGCAAACTAACCAACTAGAACTAGCCGGAGCTTTTGTAGATTTTCTTCTTAGCGATGCCTCTCAAAAAATGGTTGCATACAAGCTGGGCTTATTCCCCGCTAACCGGAAAACCCTACTCCCACCCAGTTTTAGCAGGGTTCCACTTTTACCCTGGCTGGTAACATTGAGCTTAAACAACGAACAGATATATGAAAAAACTCCCCAATGGCTGGAAACGTGGAATCGCATATTTACTCTCTATTAA
- a CDS encoding ABC transporter permease: MLSEIFAGIGEYSLFVGKSLLSIKSLPRRRLEFLIQFKRIGYDSLFLIMLTAAFTGLVTALQAVYQSKGYIPLNLLSVLIGKSTMVELAPVLTGLVLTGKIGAAMAAEIGSMKVSEQIDALHSMNIKPHEFLYMPRILAGVIAFPLITIFANAISIFCAWYFASIRYGLHYHTFFTNMRAYFEPFDLWSGLVKSVVFGFIITSLACYFGDRSYGGAEGVGRSTTQTVVYSSVAILIMDFIVAWILFGSM, encoded by the coding sequence ATGCTCTCAGAGATTTTTGCGGGTATCGGTGAATACAGCCTCTTTGTAGGAAAGAGCTTGCTGAGCATCAAGTCCTTGCCTCGCCGTAGGCTGGAATTTCTAATCCAGTTTAAGCGTATTGGCTACGACTCGCTGTTTCTAATTATGCTAACGGCTGCATTTACCGGATTGGTGACTGCTCTTCAGGCGGTATATCAATCCAAAGGTTATATTCCGCTAAATCTATTGAGCGTCTTAATCGGCAAATCTACTATGGTAGAGCTTGCTCCCGTGCTCACGGGCTTGGTACTAACGGGCAAGATAGGGGCAGCAATGGCAGCAGAGATCGGCTCCATGAAGGTTAGCGAGCAAATTGACGCTTTACACAGCATGAATATTAAACCCCACGAATTCTTATATATGCCTCGCATTTTAGCCGGCGTAATTGCCTTTCCTCTCATTACCATCTTTGCCAATGCAATTAGCATATTTTGCGCATGGTATTTTGCCAGCATCCGATATGGTTTGCATTATCATACCTTTTTTACCAACATGCGAGCATACTTCGAGCCTTTTGATTTGTGGAGTGGCTTAGTAAAATCCGTCGTGTTTGGCTTTATCATCACATCTTTGGCATGCTATTTTGGCGATCGTAGTTACGGTGGAGCTGAGGGTGTTGGCAGATCCACTACTCAAACTGTTGTGTACAGCTCCGTCGCCATACTAATTATGGATTTTATTGTAGCTTGGATTCTGTTTGGATCGATGTAA